The window GGGGCCCTTCTTTGCTTGAAATGTCTAGGGGTCAGGGTGGGGAGAGCAGGAGGAGGTGGTGAAGCTCCTGATAAATCGGCTCTATTATCCTGACATGTGGGAGGGCAAAGCTTGCTCCCTCCCAACATCCAGATGTGGTCTTTGGGTCTATAGATCATAGATTTTTAGCCACGTGGGACCTCGGAGGCCATCAAGTCCAATCtctttttagagataagaaaactgaggctcagaaaaataaCTAGTGGAGACCACACGGTGTCaggggtgggatttgaatctggtCCTTGGGTTCCAGCCCCCCCTCGtgtttcagatgaggaaacaggtctgGGGAATTAGAGTCACGTGTGAAGGGGCAGATCTGAACCCTGGGATTTGGATCGGGGGCCATAGGTTTCCAGAGCCTGAACATTTTCTGGTCAACAGAGTATTAAATGCTCTGTGCTGAGCATTTAGGGATCCCAAGGCAGAATCGgtgtctgccctcaagaagctcaccaGCATTGTGTGTGTATACCAGCTCTGTACAGAGGAGATGGAAGGCAGGAACAAGGGCCCCCCTTGCTACGTGGCTTCCAAAGTACCAGGATTCTGCAAGGATGTCACATGTGAAATGCGGTATTTCAGCATAGAGATAGAGTGGTGCAGGGGGGCTGAGCTCAGAAGTAGGTTAGCCTTAGATTCTTCCTAGCTGAGTGAGTTGCTGAATCTCTagctcagtttccctatctgtgaaatggggagaataataccTCTCAGAGGATCAAATGGGACGGTATTTGTAAAATGCcgggcacacagtaggtgctctgTCTCTGAAGGcttgttccttttccttctctctgacCAAGGTGACTTTTCCTCCTCACTTCCCTTGGGAAGGCTTTCCTGAAAGCTTTATTATGAATTGGGCCTCTGGGAGCCCTGGGATGGGCCTTTAGAAATGAAATCGGGAGGGTCAGGTGGAGGCAGGAGCAGAGAGTGGAAATTCTTGGAGGACGGAGCATTTGTGCCATCAGATCCTGGGGCAGTGACCTCCCCAGTGCAAACTGCCCCAGGAGCCCGGCCAGATGGAGCAAAGGTCCTCATGAGAAGCACCCACTTCTACCAACAGCCAGCCCACCGCTGCTTCCTCCCCCCACAGAACCCTGGGTGTTTGGGGTCCTGCCTGCACCCCGAGAGGAAGCTCTGCTGATGATTCTCCCTTAGTATCTCTCCAGAGCTCATGCTATAAACTAAACTGGGTGACAGCAGAGCAGGAAATCACATTTTGAGGGAGGGAAGAACCTTCCAAGATGGTGACTGAAGGTGAGGGGATGAAAGCCTGGGATTCAAGGTGGGTGGATGCTGCTTCTCCCAAGTCTGGCCTTTGTATGAATCTTCTTGGCGGCTGCTTGAGGTTGGATGAAGGCTGCATTGGGATTGATTGAGCCGTTGAGAAACAGAGGTAAAAGTTCAAGAGCCCCGAGGTGCTCTCCCCTTGCCTggcaggcacatagtaggtgctgtatgAACGTTAGTAATTGTTAGAGCTAGTTGGAATCAGAAATAGGAGTTTTGCCTCAAACACTAGGGTACAAGTCACTTTTTCtattgtaaaatggggttaataataaccttgagataatgtatataaagtgtcCTGTTAAACTTTGAAAGCTCAATCTGGCCCCAGCCCTGCTATCCCGTCCCATTACCCTTTGCTTCCCAGGTGCTGCAGCCAAACCCTCCCCTCCCTGCGCCTGTGGCCAACCCTCATCCCTGAAGTGcgtttcctccttccctccacctgaTAGAGAATGCTTTTCAGGAAGCTGGATCCCCGCCCTCTTCTCCAAACTACCTCCATTGCATTTGCTAGCACACGGTGTGTGGTACTGCCCCTGGAGAATGTAAGCTCAAGGACAGAGCCTTCCTTTGCCTGCTTTTTAGCTTCTGTTCCCTAGCTCTGGTAtggagtaggtgcttaataaaggtttggTGATAGACTTGGAGGGGACCTTAGGCCCCCTAGTCCCGTCCCTTTCATTTTccggaaaagaagggaaggattcgaactcgggtcctcctactGAAGAACCAGCATTCTTTCCCTTGTACCACACTGGTTCTCAGGGCATGGGCCTTCTCCGGGGAGCTGCACCCCTCTTTGAGCCTTCATTTCCAAGAGCTACCAAGTGCCCCGGATGAGCTCCCCACCTGACCTGGGTTGGTCACTTATTTATCCATCAATAGAAAGGACCTTGGAGCCAAGAGGGGGGCACCTTGACCTAATTACTCTGGGTTGCTAGGGGAGCCCACAGATGTTGATATAAACAGtcctggaggaggaggaagcggCACCTCTGAAACCTGAGCCTGGAGCCAGAGGCAAATGCCAGGTGCTTTCCTGTTCTGCCCAGGGTCTTTTGCTCCCTGTTCCACAAGCCTTCCCTCCTGGATGGCGTCCTCGGCTTGGCCTGTCGGCACTTTGTGGGCCCCGGCACAGGCGCTGGCTGAAGTTATCGACCAGAGTGCTGGTCTGTTATTTTGAATGGTCCCCCTCTAGGGAATGATCATTGTTCCCCAAGAAATGTTCTTCCAAAGGAAGCTGAAGTCAAACATTGCTCTTGTTCTCGGGTCATTTTGGGGAGGCCAAAGTGGGGCAGGATGGGAggaagagagcaaaaaaaaaaaaaaaaaaaaaaaaaaatcgggcTGTTTTTAATCAAATCCCAATCAAATTTTGGAGAATATGACCATTAGAAAGGCTCTATTAATTGCATTCAGTAAAAGTGGCTAGAGAGCAAGAGCTTTTTTCCAACACAATGCCTGGTATTATCACTGACGTGATAACTGAGTAATTGTCACCAGTTGCAGCCTGGGGGGAGCACCTGGCACctgcctccttccccttcccccctttcctatCTCTGAGGGTCTCCTCGACAAACTGGTTCTGTTGCTGAAGGCAGCTCGCCAGTGGCCTCCCCGTCTGTACAGAGAATATCTGAATCTCATTAGACTCAGGGAAGCAGAGAGCCCTTTTCTGGGAACAAAATACCATCAATCTTGTCCCAAATCTCTCAGCCTGTTCCAATAGAATGACTGATTTCAATGTAAccccatttattaagcatcaattaGGGACTTGATTTGGGGTTCTTAACCTGAACTTGTCTGtgaactattaaaaatatttttttgagttATCTCAGTATAATTCATTTCCTTGAGTAATcctatgtaattttatttatgcatttaaatacatTGTTCTGAGTAGACATCCTCGGGCTTCAGAAGACCACCCAAGGGGTAAGTGGACCTCTGCCAGTGGCCAGTACTGGGGAGAAATTATCCCTACACAGGTgagtaaatataaaatgcataCTGATTAATCATTTGGGGATGGGAGGAAGTGCGACCTGCTGGAAGTGTCCCCCGCTCATGTCAGAGTGCTGCCTGAGGTTAGCCTAGAAGAGAtcgagagatttaaaaaaagaaagggcatGCCAGCCatggggcacagcctgggcaaagGCACACAGGGATTGTCCAGCCATCATCAAGTTTGAGAGTTTCTGTGTCAAGGCAGATTTCCGTAATATATTCTGTCTAGGAACTAGCTCCACTGAGTCTCTGGATTCTACTGGGATTTTTCTTACACCTTTTTTTGTGTGACCTTATAAAAATCccttccatttgcctcagtttccttatctgtaaaatggctcAACAGGTTCCTTCCAGATGGATGTCTATACCCCAAGGTTTTTTACCACCCTTCTCCTGCTTCTTGACAAAGCCGGATTCAGATGTCCCTATGGTCCCTGCGGGCTCTGACCCTGGGATCCCAGAATGCTCCCTTTAGCCAAGCTGAGGGGCTCCCAgattctctcctccctctgtcCAGTCTCCTCACTTCAGGTCACTTTCCCCAGGACTGTACCACCATTGTTCTCTCCCCGTGGTCTCCTGAGCCCCGTGTTCTCATTCTCCAGGCCTCCACATTTTGAGTGTTGCCTGGGAAGTCTCAGGCTGAACAAAGCTTCCCTTGCTAGAGAAGGAGAACTAGGGGTGGGAGGGAGACACAGGAGAAGGCAAAAGCGGAGAAATGTTTGCTAGGAGAGGGACACCTTTGGAATTAAAGCCTCAGCTTGGGCTACCCTTAGGGTGAAACCCAACCAGTCCTGCCCTTGCCCAGCTAGAAAGATCTGAGCCTGCTGTTGGTCATTTGGATTCCTTGATGGAAAAGGGCTCTAATGGAGCATCATggaagacagaaagtaatcctgttctcaaaaagcttacatccTGTTGAATCTGGGTAACCGTGGCcctaactagcatttatgtaatgctttaataGAAAGCACTTGCCATATGttagttcatttgatcctccagAGGTTAATGCTGTGAtagtttctattttacagatgaggaaactgaggcagacctaGGTTAAATGGAAGActactagtaagcatctgagacaagatttaaacttGGGCTTTCCTGAGTACTGGCAGAAGGCCCGGATTTGATCCTGCCTAATGCTAACTCCACAGAAGCCATTTCCACTGCATAAATCCATACACACCCTCCTCAGAGGTGACGATTTGGGAAAGGGAGATACCCCAATTCCTGATCAGCTGCCGAGGCCTGGcccttctgcctctgcctctccaCTCATGCAGCTAATATTTTAATTCCAGCCCCCATTGCCTCTTAATTGTTTGCACCTAATTAGCCTCCTGTGAATAGTCGGAGCCCTCTCCTGTCCACTTCCACACAGCTgctgaaattattttcccaagtcATAGGATTGACCATCTCACTCCTCCATATAAAAAATCTTCCCCCTCGCTCTCAGGATCAGAGACAAACTCAACCGCTCTGGCTCCCACCTGCCTTTAACACAGAATTCTCCTTTGTCCACTCATTATAAAGTCCTGATGCTGCTACTGAATCTGAACTCGGGTTTTCCCAACTAGAAATTTGGGGCTCACTTCCCTCCACCACCTACTTGAGTGAAAAACTTCCTGAAGCCTCTGGGGCCGTTAATACTTCTGCCTCCAAACCCTTCTCTTATTAAGGCTCTGGGTTTTTCCTTGAGACACAGGGAGCTGTGCCGTCGGGACTGCCAGAAAAAGAACGGTTTTATTATTTGGCTCTTTTTCCAGTTCAATTTATAAACAGCCAGCCACTGACCCACATGCTGAGTTGGGGGACATCAAAAGTTTCTCAAAAGCAACATTCTGATGTGTTTAGTTTAAGTTAATGGAGGCCATAAGGATCTAATTCCCCCTGAAATTCACAACATAATGAATGCTAACGGCAAAATGTGAGCCCGACATTTGCCAAAACCCCagtgtttttataaaaaaaaaaaaaaagcaaaaaaaaagtctggtCCAACGGCCAAAAGCCATTGGCTCATCCCCAGGCGGTTCTGAGCCGCCCAGATTCCCAAGAGCAGCCCAACTGTCCAGAGAAGGCCAAGCCAATAATATGGACTATTGGGAAGGCTCCCCGGGCCTACTCTTGTGAGGCGGGGGAGAGGGAGGCGGAGAAGAGTTCTTCTGTAGGTTTTATTATAGAATCCCAGACTCCCACAGGCGAGACCCTTTCACCGAGAGAAGGGGCTCACTGGGGTCTTTTGTTAATGAGGCAGTTAAAAGAGAACCCGCCGAAAGATGGAAAGGTCTTGGCGCTGGACTGCTGAAATCCCACTGAGGGGTGTGGACTAAAGGGCAAATGGATTACTGGTGCGTCTAGTGGGTTGTGTCTGTGCTCCCCCGGCTCATCTCATAAATGTACACTGTTCCTACTGCTGGTGGGAAGGCTTTTCGGGAACAAAAGAGCCCTTCTTCACATTGTTCTGGCCTGCTCTGCCCGAGCCCAGAGGCCCACGGTTCAGCCGCTCATGGAGTCGGTATTTCACACGAGGTCCCCCTCACCCCATGCCGCTTTCCTCTCTCAAGAGTTCTTGAAAGCAGGGAGGAGACTTGGAATTTCCAATCTGGTTTCTGGCTCTGGACCAAGAGCCTCTGCTTCTTTTGGACTCCGTTATCTAGCAGCGACAAGGTGCAAGATAAAGCTATCTGGGTAACCTTGCGCCACCCATCCACGCCTCCTTTCCCTTTGCTCTTCCCCTGGGCCTTCTTAGTCATTAGGGCACAGCCCAGACCTGGCAGCTCACTGAGTCTTGGGTTCCTGAAAGGGCTCTCCCCCCGGTTTTTGTGGCCCTCCGGGGGGGCCTGCCCCATCTAGCAAAATTCATCCTGGGGTAGGACATTGGACAGATCCTCTCAGACTAGATACCAAGATCTGGTCCAGCCCTAGTCCCCTTGTTCTTGCTGAGGCACTGTCGGGGCTGCTCCTCGGGGGACAAATCATGGGGCAGAAGGGGCCAGGATTCCCAGAACTGATCCTTCTCATCCCCGCTCATGTTTCAATGGGTCTCTGTGGTTTTCAGCCTGAGCTGAAACTCAAAGAAGGCATGGTTTCCTCCCTAACCACTTTTACCTCATTGTGGATCCTTCCAAACCCCAGGCCATTCAGagggaggctggaggctggaggggCAGAGAGGGGTGGAAGTGAAGGGAGCAAAGggctggggtgtgtgtgtggggggaggggcTTCTCCCCTCACTTCCCAGTCTGGAAAAAGAGACTCTGGGGGAGCTTCTAACATCTTGGAGCCCCAAGGATCCCAGACTCAGCTCTGAGCCACAGACAGGGCTCCTGACTCTACAAAATCTTTAAGTAAATTCGTTagaacaactctgtgagatggaaagctcttcttcctcatccataaaataggaataagatTAGATGGAAGACACCATGCAGTTGTTGAATGTGAGCTCATTGAAGGCTAGGACTTGTATTTCTAACCCTAGCACCTAGTATACAGTAGGCACCTACTAAATACTTGCTTCCTTGATTCATCTGTGCTAAGGCTGAATCACTATTCTGGTACAATGTGAGCTCCTTCagggcaaaaacaaacaaacaaacaaacaaacaaaaaccccaaaactccttcagttttgtctttgtgtctctaatggttggtacacagtaggtgttcacaaatgctttttgtttgttgatcaaaaataaaacaaaaatgctttgcaGACTTGTTATGGAAATGTCAGATTatcattagccccattttacaggtgaggaaaattgAGTTGAAGTGAGGGTGATGAGTTCCCCATCATCTTTTAGCAGAGAAAGAGCAACAATtgatgttttttgtctttctgttccCTGCATTCACCAGTGTCCAgtacatagttggcacttaataaatgcttattggattgatTTGGATGTTGAATAACCCTTCTGGGGGTTGTGTAAGGAGGATGCCTGCTTAAGTTCAAATGGCACAGTAGAACTGATTTTaaggatctaagttcaaactCCTCTGCAGCCTCACTGGGACTCTGTTTCCCTGCCTGTAAAATTACGGGTGTGGACAGAATGGCTTCTGAAGTCTGGGACGGTTCTAGAGCTATGAGCCTATAAAGTCTCTGAGGTTTCTGCCAACAGCGAGAGCCTGTGGTTGGTTGGGTGACTAGAATGCATGGCGTGAGTTGGGTTGGAGCGCCACCTGGGGGCTGCAAGGGCATCTGCGAGGGGTCGGCCGCTCCCAGATGCCTCTTCTGTCCTCCCGTCCTGTTCTGTCCCCTCCTGCTGTGCAGTGCGGCAAGAAGAGCCCGCAGGATCAggaaaaacctggattcaaattccaccttcgaCATTGACAATGATGGGCCCCTGATCCTCCTGGCTGTTCCCCTGTACCAGATGCTCCATCCCCCAATtctggtgccttccctctgttattttctatttattctatatcgaggttattttcatgttgtcGTCTCCCATTAGTGAACTCTTCGAGGGGGAttccttttgcccttttttgtagtcCCAGCATTTAAGCACagaatctggcacatagtaggtgcttaatgtttgtgGACTGACTGACTGACCTCGGGTTAGATTTAACTTACAAGGTTCATCATGAGAAGTGTCTCCAAAGCCCTTTTTGGAATCTTTGAGGGCCACAGAAATGTCAAGTGTTCATTATCCATCCTCTAAGTTCCCCCAGGAAAGCCTGTGCTCGAGGGACCAGAGCTGGGGAGCATGGGGGACAGGGAGACAAGGACAGCTCAGGACCTTGGTCAGCACTGTGCTGAATGTGGGGTCCTCTCCACGCCCTCAGTGGAAGATGCCCAGGGTCTGAGTGActcagggagacagagacaaaagacatATTCTTAGTTGCAAGTATTATTGCTGAATTagagacagggaaacagaggcagaggagGGAGGGATTTGAAccctattttccagtttctaagggTGGTAGTTGGGACACAAATTCATGTCTGACCCCAAGGACCATGGCTACCTCTCTATGGTAGGGCCCACATCACTTTGCCTCCCTGAGGCAGAGGGCCCACAGAGCTGAGGCGCCATTTCCCATCATTACTCATTGGCTGCATGACAATTAAGGAATATGAGTGGTCAAAGCTCTTCTGGTTCTTAGGACTTCTCAAGGGGAAGGTCATGGGGTGACTGGTCAGAGATGTGCCCTCTGGGGAGGGGCAGGCTTTGTCCTATACCCAGAGTCAGGGACTGGAGACAGTACAGGCTTCTCTATGGGGCTCCCCCTGGACAAGTCTATGCTGCCTTCTGGGACAAGGAACCTTACACTCAGCGAGGGAAAGGACTCCTTCAGGATAGGACCATACATGGAGGAGCTTCAAGGGACCCTAGAAGTCTCCTCagtacataaggaaactgaggcagagtttgtGTCCTGCCCTAAGTCCCACAGACAGTAATTAGtcatgggatggaaaataccaatcGCATCCAGAACTAGAGAAAGTGGATGTGGATCCAAGCataattattttcacctttttgggtttttttctttcttgtgatttttttcttttgatctgatttttcttgcacaatatgacacaTACGTTAGTATGTTTAAAAAcatcacacatatttaacctatcagattgctgttttggggaggggagaaataagaaaaggagggaaaaaataaaacaaagttttacaaaaatgaataaagtaattaGTCATAATAggatttataaagctctttaaaataccatctaattttatcctcaaaataatccTTTGGGAACCACGtgctattctcattttactgcTGTTGCTCCTACTACTGCTCTTACtattgcttctgctgctgcttctccTACTGCTACTATTGCTTATGCTACTGCTGCTATTATTGCTACTGCTACTtgctgttgctactactactgctattgctacttattgctactgctgctactactgttgCTGCTTTCTGCTGCTACTACTAGTCCTACTATTGCTACTTGCTGATGttgttgctactactactactaccatgcTATTTGTGTGGCTACTATTGAAGCTGCCACTGCTACTGTTGCTGCTTTCTGCTGCTACTACTAGTCCCACTATTGCTACTTGGGGCTAttgttgctactactactactaccatgcTATTTGTGTGGCTACTATTGATGCTGCCACTGctactgttactgctgctgccacttgctgctactgctactattaaTGCTGCTACTGTTGCTTTACTTGCTGCTTTCTGctgctaccactactactactattgctacttgCTACTGttgttgctactactactactatgctATTTgtgttgctgctactgctgctgctaggACTGCTATTGTTGTTGCCacttgctgctactgctactattaaGTTGCTACTGTTGCTCTTGTTGcttctgctactactactactattgctacttgCTGCTTGCTGGGGCCACTGCCTATAGTGCTTCCTATATGCTAAGCAAGCTCTTTGCaattagtatttcatttgatccttacaataaccctgagaaTAAGTGcttttgttatccccattttacggatgaggaaactaattCAAACATTGGTGGAGTGACTTGGCCACACAGCTAGCCAGTAATCGCCTAAGATCACACAcctgaactcgggtccttctgcctccaggcccagcactctctgCTTTGGGTGTGTGAGCGAGCTGTCTAAAGATCTCagtcctctggctccaaattccaccctccccccgccccccctgcCCCTTGCACTGTAGCATACTACCTgccattatatataaatgtataaattctGCTGGTTCAAGGAACATAGGCAGGGCCTCCCACTAGGCTGAAATAACCACAGTTTTTGGTGGTGTGcgcctttttattttaatttcatccttaaagaaaatgctcagtAGATTTTGTCCTGATGGGGATggggtgggtggggaggggggggaactTTTCTGGGccctgggtgggggtgggggtgctctgcaagagaaagaggaaggagctCTTGCTCTCCAGAAGTAATTTGATCTTCAGGCTCTGCCTTCTGGGTCTTCAAGGGATTGGTGGCTGCCTGGCAGCAGCAGGTCCCAAACAAAAGAGCCCAGCTCCGGCCCCAGTCCCTGCCCCTGCCCCAGCCCCAGTCCTTGCTCCAGCCCCAGTCCCGGTGTGGTGGAAACCAGGCCAGCTCCTCTGGGTGCTTGGGCTACCTCCCAAAATGAGGGACCTGTTTTCCACCCGGAATCAGGCCTACTGGACGGAGCTCATTGAGAAGGAAGCTTACAGTCGGGTCCACTGGAGGAATAAGTTTGCCCATAAGTACCAACGAGTTCCCGGCCCCCAGAAGCCGCAGCAGCCCCCCTGCCCGTGTCCGGCTCCGGAACCACGCCTGCTGCCTCCCATCAGCCCCACCAGGCCGGAGTGCCCTGGGACCAGCAGCTCCCCAAGAGAAGGAGGCAGTGTCCAGGCTCCCCAGAAAGAAGAccggaaggggaagggggaagaagccAAGGCCGAGGCCTTCCTGCCCGAGATGAGACCTGTCACCCCTAAGACGGGGCAGCTGCTGTATCAGGGCATCTCGGGAGAGGGACAAGGGAGGCGCCTGTACCTGCAGACGCGCTGGCAGCAGAAGCCGGAGGACAAGTTTCGGTATCCGGTCTTGTCGTCCTGGGACTACGGCTGGGCCATAGGTGACGGATCTTACTTTCTACAAAGCGTCTTGATATCTGTTGTCTGTTGTTTGGTCCCTGTCCACCGGTAAGGAGAGCTGGTctccattcattcactcactcattcattcaccaAACACTGGCTTCTTAATCTTGTGCAAGGTGATGTGGGAAGTTTTCTCCCTATTTAATTGGCTCAGCTAGCCCAGGATGGTGCTCTAGATTTGTCATTTGGGCATCTGCATTCGGGTCCTTAAATAAATCTTGTTGCCCATCTGTCCAGTGGGcaaaatcagtttcctcatctgtaaaatggggggattTATTACATGACCCTCAGAGTCCTTCTAGCACCAGATCTGAGGTGAATCCATCAATCCATATTTACTGTGTGTCCAGGCAGAGTTGGGCCCTCTTGACTCAGCTCAGTGGCTtattctgtcaggttgggggctGGGAGGCTGGGGGTGGTGGTGATCCTGGCCCTTTTTCCACTCATGTTTCCTCCTCAGTCCCTAAcctctcattccttttctctgCTCCTCTTCTTCACCAGCTGCTCTCAGATCCAGGCAGTTTGACCGAGCAATCACATCTGCAGTCCCCAAATTGGCCAGTTAGAAACTCCTTCCAGTTCattgtgtgtgtttgggggggggggcagagagtAGCTCTTTGGGAAAGGTCCCACTGGGATTAATGTGAATTTTCATAGATTTTATAATGTGAGAGCTAGCAAGGGCTCCAGAGGCCATTTAATTCCCTGATTTCCAAGGTGGGAAAATTGAGGGGAAGGGAGGTGTCCAAGATCGCGCAGCCAATTGACAACAGATCCGGGTCTTCTAAATTTCTAACCTGAGTTCTTCTTACTTCAAATCCAGTACCCTTTATCCTGCAGAGATCAACAGAAAACCTCCACTGCATGAGATTAGTGACCAGCAAGTTCAGCTGTGGCTCAGCATGGCAAAGCTGGCAAATGagtttttcaaaagaaagaaattttcataGAAAAGAGGCTGGCAATGAATGTCGGCTGCTGTAAGGGACCTCCAAGGCCAAAGActccatctctctcattttacagataaggaacctgaggccTAAGGAAGTAGAGGTACTTGTCCTACTCTACAAGTAGTGAGTGATAGAGATAGGATGTAAATTCAGAATCTCTGCCTCAAAAATCACAATACCACACTGTCCTTCCTGGAAAGAGAGGCTGCTTTCTCTCTCACCAGATCCTAGAGCACCATTTTTCAGGTGGGTACTAGAAGGAACCTTATTCAGATGGCCTCAGAGGTCCCTTCCTACTcctcagaagaaaaatgggaggcTGAGACCAGCAAAGGGCAGCTTTTTGTCTCTGAaggagcactggatttgaaatgaATCCCCAATTTGATTCCATATTCTTGGGGAAGCCATTGAATTTCTCTAGACCTTGGTTTCCTTATgtgttaaaaataagaaagaaagaaagaaagaaagaaagaaagaaagaaagaaagaaaaatggcctACTTCATGGGGAGATCCTTTGGGATCCTTCTGTCCCATTGTGGATTCCTCTTGTCCCCAGTTTCTGAGCACAGACAAGACACTAATAAGTGATGGAGAGGTGCTAAGGAATGCCAGGCTCTGAGGAATTGGTG of the Sarcophilus harrisii chromosome 1, mSarHar1.11, whole genome shotgun sequence genome contains:
- the LOC111719547 gene encoding protein ATP6V1FNB produces the protein MRDLFSTRNQAYWTELIEKEAYSRVHWRNKFAHKYQRVPGPQKPQQPPCPCPAPEPRLLPPISPTRPECPGTSSSPREGGSVQAPQKEDRKGKGEEAKAEAFLPEMRPVTPKTGQLLYQGISGEGQGRRLYLQTRWQQKPEDKFRYPVLSSWDYGWAIGDAMKNAKAPVHARSRLIRDTFYFRNGVFYQPSRSDQRL